The stretch of DNA CTCGTCGCGTCGGTGCTGCTGGACTAGACGTCCAGCGGCGGCTCCCGCCCGTCGGCGACCACGTAGGCGTCGTACACCGCGTACAGCCAGACGGCGGGGTAGAGTACGATCCCGACCAGCGCCAGCACCGACAGCATCGCGACGAAGCTGGCGACGACGATCGTCGCACCCTTCGCGGGCTCGCGGTTGTAGAACTGCCCGAGCCCCGGCAGGATCGCGGAGTACACCGCGGCCACGAACGGGTTCTCCCCGTTGGTCAACACCTCGATCAGGTCGTCCATCGACGACCCCGGCGACTGCTGGCGGACGCCACACTTCGGGCAGATCTCCGCCTTCTCGGTGATGATCGCGCCGCAGTCCCGGCAGTACACCTGCCCGTCGTCGGGCGTCGATCCGTCGTCGCTGTCGGGAGTCCTCGACCCGTCGTCGCTGGAGGGGTTCTCGCAGGGACCGTCGTCAGTCATACCCCGTACTGGGCGTCCGAAGGGGGTAGCTCTTGTGGCATACCCGGGGGCTTTTGCTGCTGGCGCTGCCCGGTTCGACCGATGCCATCGGCCGCCGTCGCGCGTTACTACGCGTACAAGGCAACGAAAGCGGTCGAGCTCTACCGGCCGATCATGTACCTCTACTTCGCGAGCGCCGGGCTCTCCTTCTTCCAGATCACGGTGCTCGAAGCCGCCTACAACGTGACGACGGTGCTGGGGGAGATCCCCACGGGCTACCTCGGTGACTGGCTCGGCCGGCGCAACGGGCTGATCGTCGGCACGTCCACGATCGCACTCACGCTGCTGGGGCTCGGACTGGCCGGGGGACTCGACGAATCGCTGACGTTCCCCGCCTTCCTCGGGCTGTACGTCTGCTGGTCGCTGGGCTACACGTTCCGCTCGGGCACGGAGGACGCGTGGCTCTACGACTCGCTGGTCGGCGACGGCCGCTCCTTCTCGGATCTGCGGGGCCGCGGCGAGTCGTTCGCGCTCGCGGCGGGCGTCGTCGCCGCGGTCGTCGGCGGCTACCTCGCGTCGGCCGACCTCGCCTACCCCTTCTACGCGGCGGCGGCAGTGACGGGCGTCGGCGCTCTGATTCTGCTGACCGTCGACGACGACGGCGACGATCCCGCCGACCGGACCACGCTGTCGGCCAGCCTCGACGCGGTGCGGGCGGCGTTTGCCGACCGGCGGCTCCGCTCGTTCCTCGTGCTCTACTACGTGCTGTTCGCGGCGGCGACGTATCTCGCGTTCATCTTCCTCCAGCCTCGGATCGAGACCGTCGCCGCGGGCTACGGGTTGGGCGACGTGGAGACGCTGTTGGGGTGGTACTACGGCGCGATCAGCCTCGTGGCCGCGGCGGTCACGTACCGGGCGGAGTGGATCCGATCGACTGTGGGGCTTCGCTCGTGGTTCCTCGTCGTCCCGCTCGCGGTGGGGCTGCTGCTCGTCGGCCAGTGGGTGCTGCCGGTGTCTGCGTTCATCGCGTTCGTGCTCGTGCGGGGGCTCTCGGAGGCGACCAGGGTGTTCGCGAGCCAGTACGTCAACGACAGGATCGATGCCGTCGGGCGTGCGACGGCGCTGAGCGCGATGTCGATGGTGAGCGGGCTGGCCGTCGTCCCGTTCCAGCTCGGCAGCGGGCTGCTCTCCGACGCTGTCTCCCCGGGCGTCGCCCTCGCCGCGGCGGGCGCGGTGCTGTTCGTCGGGAGCGTCGTCGTCCACCTCCTCAGCGTGCCCGTCGACGAGTAGGAGCGAAGCTGGCGGGATTGGTAAGCCTCTTCGCGGTCCGGGAAGAACGCCGGAACGAGTGTCCCGCACTGCAGACGTCCTCCGGCTGCCCATCCTCTACATCGGGCTGGCGCTGGCACGCTTCGGCCTGATCGACCGCGAGCGGGCGATCGAGACTGCCGATCTGGCGTGGCCCCGCATCGTCACCGGCGTCGCCCGGATGTCGAAAAACGCCGCCGACGTGGCGATGGTCGGCGCGGTACTCGGCGCCGACGCGATCGCCGGCGTCGGGGTGGCGGGCCCGTTCTGGGGACTCGCGTTCGCGATCGGCGGCGGCGTCGCCGGCGGGACGATCGCGCTGGTCTCCCAGCGCTACGGCGCGGACGCCTACGAGAAGCTCGGGCTGGCGGTCCGCTCCAGCACGCTGCTGGTGATCGTCGTCTCGCTCCCCGTGACGCTCACGTTCTGGCTGGTGCCCGAGCAGTTGGTCAGGCTGATCAACAGCGACCCGACCCAGATCGACTACGCCGCACGCTACCTCCGGGTCGTCGGGCTGGGCATCCCCTTCGCGGGGCTGAACCTCGTGGGGAGCCGCGTGCTCGTCGGCGCCGACGACGCCTACACCGCGATGCAGGTCCGGGCCGGCGGCGCGGTCGTCAACGTCGTCCTCAACGCCGTGTTCATCGTCGTCCTCGGCTGGGGCGTCGAGGGTGCGGCGCTGGGCACCGTGCTCTCGAACGTGTTCGCGGTGACCGCGTTCGCGCTCGGGCTCTCGCGTGGGGCGATCCCCGGCTTCGGCGACTTCCCCGTCGAGATCGACCCTGTCGGGACGTACGTCGACCCCGGGACGCTGCGCGATCTGGTCCGGATCGGCACCCCCGTCGGCGCGCGCAACCTCGTCTGGACCGCCGCGGAGTTCCCGATGCTCGCCTTCCTCGGGAACTACCGCGACGGCACGCTCGCGGCCTTTGTCGTCGCACGACGCATCTGGGGGATCATGAACACGCCCGGCTGGGGGTTCGGCCTCGCGGCCTCCAGCCTCTCCGGGCAGGCGCTCGGACAGGGGAAGGAGGCGCTCGCGGAGGCGTACGGCCGTGACATCATCCGCTTCTCGGTCGCGACGTACGCGGTCTCGGCGGCGATCACTGCGGCCTTCGCCGGGCCGCTGGTGAGCCTGTTCATCAACAGCGACTCCCCGCCCGCGACCGAACCGATCGCTGTCAGCCTGATCTACGCGGCCTGTGTCGCGCTGCTGTTCCGGGGAATCTCGGGCTCCTCGATCGGCCCGCTGGACGCCAGCGGCGACACCCGCGTCCCGTTCCTGAGCCAGTTCCTCGGGATGTTCTGCTGTTCGATCCCGCTGGTCTACCTCGGCTCGGTGACCGCGCTGGGCATCTGGGGCGTGTATCTCGCGTTCATGGCAGAGACGATCGTCCCCGCGGCGATCAACTACTGGCGGTTCAACAGCGGGAAGTGGAAGGAGATCAGCCGCGACATCCGGCCCGAGCAGGACGACCCGGCGACGACGGTCGACTGACTCCCCGGAGCCATTGGCGGCGTGAGAACGCTTAACTCCGAGCCACCCCCCGCGCCGGTATGTCCGAACTCCTGTTGTGTGGCGGCACCGTCCACACGCTCGACGACGATCGACGGGTCGCCGACAGCGTCCTGTTCCGCGACGGTCGCGTGGCCGCAGTCGGCGACACCGCGACGGTCGAGGAGGCCGCGACCGATGCCGAGACGATCGATCTTGCTGGACGGACTGTTCTCCCGGGGTTCAACGACGCCCACACCCACGTGTTCTCGGTTGGGATCGGCCTGCTGGAGACCGACCTCTCGGCAGCCGACGACCGCGGGGAAGCGCTGGCGCTGCTGGCCGAGAATGCGGAGTCGACGCCGGCCGGGGAGTGGGTGCTCGGCTTCCAGTACGACGAGAGCACCTGGCCCGCGGGCGGGCGCGACTACCTCACGAAGGCCGAACTCGACGCGGTCTCCGAGGAGCACCCGATCGTCGCGGTCCGCGTCGACGGCCACTCGGCGACGCTCAACAGCCGCGCGCTCGAAGCAGTCGACTTCGCCGGCGTCGAACACGACGTGCGAACCGAGAGCGGCGAGCCGACCGGCCGAGTCGTCGAGGACGCCACGGGCCGCGTGCGGGCGGCCTCCTACCCGGACGTGCCGAAAGCCCGCGAGGCGCTGGACGCCGCAATCGATCGCTACCACGAACTCGGCGTCACGTCGATCCAGACCGTCGCGGGGCTGACCCGCGTCCGAGACCACGGCTACGTCCAGCAGGAGGCGCTGTTCGCCCACTGGCGCGACGACGACCTCGACCTCCGGACGACGTTCTACGTGCCGCAGTGGCAGGCGGCGTCGCTGTCGGACCTGGAGATCGCCTCGGGGTTCGGCGACGACTGGCTGCGCGTCGGCGGGCTGAAGACGTTCTCCGACGGCTCGATCGGCTCCGAGACCGCCAAGACCCACCGCGAGTACGCCGGCGGCGGCCACGGGGAGATGGTGAACGACCGCGAGCAGCTCCGGGAGTGGTTCGCCCGCGCCGCGCGCACGAACCAGCAGATCGCGACCCACGCGATCGGTGGCGCGGCGATCGACGTGGTGATCGACGAGTACGAGCGTGCCCTCGAATCGTACGACGAGGAGTTCGACCCGCGGCTCCGGATCGAGCACGCCGAACTCGCGACCGACGAGGCGATCGATCGCATGGCCGACCTCGGCATCGTCGCGTCGATGCAGCCCAACTTCCTCCAGTGGAACGGCGCGGACGGGCTGTACGAGAACCGCCTCGGGAGCGACGTACGCCCCGAGAACAACCGCTACCGCGACGTGCTCGACGCCGGCGTCCCGCTGGCCTTTGGCAGCGACAAGATGCCGCCCGGACCGCTGTACGGGATGAGCTTCGCCGTCGAGTCTCCCTACGAGAGCCAGCGGCTCACCGTCGACGAGGCGCTCGTTGCCTCCACGCGCGGCGCCGCCTACGCGGAGTTCCAAGCGGACGAGAAAGGCGTCCTCGAACCGGGGCGCTTCGCCGACGCGGTCGTGCTCGATTCCGACCCCTACGAGAACGCCGACTCGTTCGAGGAGATCGGCGTCGAACTGACGGTGCTCGACGGCGACGTGGTGTACGACGGCCGATGACGATGCAGGACCTCACCCACCCCATCGAGTCCGGGATGCCCGTCTACCCCGGCGACCCCGCGGTCAGCGTCGACGCCGCGGACACGTTCGCGGCCGACGGCTGCCGGGTCAGCGAACTCACCTGCGGGAGCCACGCGGGCACGCACGTCGACGCGCCATCTCACACCGAGAAGGACGGCGACACGCTCGGTTCCTACCCCGTCTCGGCGTTCGTCCGCGACGCCGTGGTCGTCGACTGCACCGACCTCGACGCGCGGGAGCCGATCCCCGCCGGCCGCGTGCCGGATCCGGCCGGCGCGGACTGTGCGGTGTTCCGGACCGGCTGGGACCGTCACTGGGAGTGCGAGCGCTACCGCGACCACCCCTACCTCTCGGTGGCCGCCGCCGAGCGCTGTGCCGACCGCGGGCTCGCCGTCGCGATCGACGCGTTCAGCCCGGATCCGACGCCGCCGGCCGAGGGAGAGATGCACCTCGACGGCCGCGATCCCTTCGGCGCCCACCACGCGCTGCTCGGGGCGGGCGTGCTGGTGTTCGAGAATCTCACGAACCTCGGTAGCGTCTCCGAGCGCTTCGAGCTCCGGGCCCAGCCGATCGCACTGGGCGGCGACGGCGCGCCGGTCCGAGCGGTGGCGGTCGATGGAGCGGACCGAGAGTAGCGCGGGAGGGAGCCGAGCGAAAGCGGTTTCGGCGTCGGCGTCGAATCTCGAACATGGATCGACGCGAGTTCCTCGCTACGCTCGGGGCGGCGTCGACGGTCGCCGTCGCGGGCTGTTCCTCCGACGACGCCGGAGAGACCGGCGGCGCGCCGTTCGAACACCCCGGTAGCATCGACGAGACGATGGTCGCGAACGGCGACTACCCCGACGACGGTGATCCGACCGACGGGCGCCCGCCGGCGTTCCCGGACCCACCCGAGTCGCCGGGCGTCGACCCCGACGCACTGGAGACGCTGACGGTCAACGACGAGGCGGTC from Halolamina sediminis encodes:
- a CDS encoding DUF5683 domain-containing protein, with the translated sequence MTDDGPCENPSSDDGSRTPDSDDGSTPDDGQVYCRDCGAIITEKAEICPKCGVRQQSPGSSMDDLIEVLTNGENPFVAAVYSAILPGLGQFYNREPAKGATIVVASFVAMLSVLALVGIVLYPAVWLYAVYDAYVVADGREPPLDV
- a CDS encoding MFS transporter, which encodes MPSAAVARYYAYKATKAVELYRPIMYLYFASAGLSFFQITVLEAAYNVTTVLGEIPTGYLGDWLGRRNGLIVGTSTIALTLLGLGLAGGLDESLTFPAFLGLYVCWSLGYTFRSGTEDAWLYDSLVGDGRSFSDLRGRGESFALAAGVVAAVVGGYLASADLAYPFYAAAAVTGVGALILLTVDDDGDDPADRTTLSASLDAVRAAFADRRLRSFLVLYYVLFAAATYLAFIFLQPRIETVAAGYGLGDVETLLGWYYGAISLVAAAVTYRAEWIRSTVGLRSWFLVVPLAVGLLLVGQWVLPVSAFIAFVLVRGLSEATRVFASQYVNDRIDAVGRATALSAMSMVSGLAVVPFQLGSGLLSDAVSPGVALAAAGAVLFVGSVVVHLLSVPVDE
- a CDS encoding MATE family efflux transporter; translated protein: MSRTADVLRLPILYIGLALARFGLIDRERAIETADLAWPRIVTGVARMSKNAADVAMVGAVLGADAIAGVGVAGPFWGLAFAIGGGVAGGTIALVSQRYGADAYEKLGLAVRSSTLLVIVVSLPVTLTFWLVPEQLVRLINSDPTQIDYAARYLRVVGLGIPFAGLNLVGSRVLVGADDAYTAMQVRAGGAVVNVVLNAVFIVVLGWGVEGAALGTVLSNVFAVTAFALGLSRGAIPGFGDFPVEIDPVGTYVDPGTLRDLVRIGTPVGARNLVWTAAEFPMLAFLGNYRDGTLAAFVVARRIWGIMNTPGWGFGLAASSLSGQALGQGKEALAEAYGRDIIRFSVATYAVSAAITAAFAGPLVSLFINSDSPPATEPIAVSLIYAACVALLFRGISGSSIGPLDASGDTRVPFLSQFLGMFCCSIPLVYLGSVTALGIWGVYLAFMAETIVPAAINYWRFNSGKWKEISRDIRPEQDDPATTVD
- a CDS encoding amidohydrolase, translated to MSELLLCGGTVHTLDDDRRVADSVLFRDGRVAAVGDTATVEEAATDAETIDLAGRTVLPGFNDAHTHVFSVGIGLLETDLSAADDRGEALALLAENAESTPAGEWVLGFQYDESTWPAGGRDYLTKAELDAVSEEHPIVAVRVDGHSATLNSRALEAVDFAGVEHDVRTESGEPTGRVVEDATGRVRAASYPDVPKAREALDAAIDRYHELGVTSIQTVAGLTRVRDHGYVQQEALFAHWRDDDLDLRTTFYVPQWQAASLSDLEIASGFGDDWLRVGGLKTFSDGSIGSETAKTHREYAGGGHGEMVNDREQLREWFARAARTNQQIATHAIGGAAIDVVIDEYERALESYDEEFDPRLRIEHAELATDEAIDRMADLGIVASMQPNFLQWNGADGLYENRLGSDVRPENNRYRDVLDAGVPLAFGSDKMPPGPLYGMSFAVESPYESQRLTVDEALVASTRGAAYAEFQADEKGVLEPGRFADAVVLDSDPYENADSFEEIGVELTVLDGDVVYDGR
- a CDS encoding cyclase family protein: MQDLTHPIESGMPVYPGDPAVSVDAADTFAADGCRVSELTCGSHAGTHVDAPSHTEKDGDTLGSYPVSAFVRDAVVVDCTDLDAREPIPAGRVPDPAGADCAVFRTGWDRHWECERYRDHPYLSVAAAERCADRGLAVAIDAFSPDPTPPAEGEMHLDGRDPFGAHHALLGAGVLVFENLTNLGSVSERFELRAQPIALGGDGAPVRAVAVDGADRE